The following is a genomic window from Actinomadura rubteroloni.
GCAGCGTCACGCTGTCGCCGATGGCGAGCGCGGCCAGTTCCCACACGCCGAGCGCGAGGGCGAGGGCCGCCGCGCCGGTGCCGATCCTGCGGACGTCCGTCACCGCTCCAGCACCTCCCGGATCCGCCGCTTGGCCTGCACGAACGCGAGCGTCTCGGTGTCGTCGTAGCTGCGCGGACGCGGCAGGTCGACGTCGAGGATCTCCTCGGTCCCGCCGGGCGGCGCCGACAGCACGCACACCCGGTCGCCGAGCAGCGCGGCCTCCTCGACGTCGTGCGTGACGAACACGATGGTCGTCCGGTGCCGCTGCCACAGGTCGAGCAGGAACCGCTGCATCGCGGCGCGGGTGATCGCGTCGAGCGCGCCGAACGGCTCGTCCATGAGCAGCACGCCCGGCCGGTTGATCAGCACCCGGGCGAACGCGGCGCGGTGCCGCATCCCGCCCGACAACTCGTGCGGGTAGGCGTCGCGGGCGTCGCCGAGCCCGACCGTCTCCAGCAGTTCGGCGGCCTCGGCGCGCACCTCGGCGGTGAGCGCGCCGCGCGCCTTCGGCCCGTACAGGACGTTCTGCCAGGTCGTCAGCCACGGGAACAGCATCGGCGTCTGGAACAGCACGCCCCGGTCGTGGCCCGGCCCGGTCACCGGACGCCCCCCGACGGCGACCTCGCCGGAGTCGGCCGGGACGAACCCGGCGAGGATGTTGAGCAGCGTGGACTTCCCGCAACCTGACGGCCCGAGCAGGCACAGGAACTCGCCGGGCGCGACGTCGAGGCTGACGCCGTCCAGCGCGGGACGGCCCGCGCGCCGCCGCCGGTGGAAGGTCTTGCGGACGTCGCGCAGCCGCACCCCGGTGGGCCGCGCGACGTCCGGCAGCGTCACCGCGCTCACTTGCAGCCGCCGCGCTGCGCTTTCGCCCAGAAGCCCGGGTCGATGTGGGCGGCGATCTCGGCGTCGGACGGGACGGCCTTCGCGCGTCCCTGCGTCACCAGGAACTCGGCCGTGAGCTTGAAGTTCTTGGCGAGCCTGCCGGTGGCGGACGTCCCGTCCGGCCCCTGGAGCCACGCGGTCTCCTCGGCCTTCGGGACGTAGGGGTAGTCCTTCGTCGCCGGGATCGCGTCCGCGGGCTTGACGCCGAGGTACTTGGTCGCGGCGGTGATGTAGGTGTCGGCCTGCGGCCCCTTGACGACCTCCTGCGCCCGGGAGACCTGGCAGACGAGCTGCTGCACGATGTCGGGGTTCTTCTTCGCGTACGCGCTGGTCACCGCGAGCGAGTTGACGGCCGCGTACCCGAGCTTCGCGATGTCGGCGGCGGAGACGAGCACGTTCGCGCCGTGCTTCTTCAGGTCGAGCAGGAACGCCTGGCTGATGTAGACGGCGTCGATCTTCCCGGCCTTCCAGGCGGCGGCCTCGGCGGCCTCGCTGGCGAAGCTCGCGACCTGCACCTTCCCGGCGAGGTTCTGCGACTTCAGCCAGCCGCGCAACTGGAAGTCGAGCGTGGACCCGACGAGGACGCCGACCTTCTTCAGCTCGGCGGGCGCCTTGACCTCGGCGTTCACGGCGAGGCCGGACTCGTCCAGGCTCTCCACGAACACGACCTGGATGTCGGTGCCGCTGGCGAACGCGCCGACGACCGGGGGGTTGCCGACCGCCGAGACGGCCGGGAACGCCCCGGCGCGGAGCTGCGCGAGCCCGGCGACGCCGCTGTCGATCGGCCGCAGCTCGATCTTCGCCGGGACCTTCTTCGCCAGGTCGGCGTTGCCGGCGACGACGGCGTCCGGCCCGGCGACCGCGCCCTGGAAGTAACCGATCTTCAGGGTGCCGCCGCCCGCGCGGTCGCAGCCGGCGAGGCCGAGCGCGAGCAGCGGGGCCACGGCGGCGGCGAGGGTCTTTCTGAGCATGGGTCCGAGGGCTCCTTGGGCAGGCTCCGGCCCGCGGTCGCCGTCGGGCGCCGCGCCGGGCCGGGGGGTGGGGAGGACGTGCGGGGACGGTCAGACGTGACAGCCCGCGGCGGTGACACGCCGGAGATCGACGTGCCGCCGCCGGACGAGGATCAGCCGAACGCGCATGACCGTATGAGACCACGTGTCAGCACGGTTAGGCAACTATTCCTACCGATTTGGTTCCAAACCTCAGTTGGTCCGGGACGTGGGCAGGTGGGGGCCGATGTGCCCGACGTACACGCGGCCGGTCGGCCCGCAGGTGTCGTCGTAGAAGTGCAGCCGGGGCGCCGGGGGACGCGGGCCGTCGATCTTGATGTGCGCGGCGAAGAACGCGCGGCCGGTCGGGTGCGTCTCGGGGCGGACCGTGAACATCCGCGCGTTCCGGTACCGGGGATCGGCGTTCACATTCTCCGACTCGCCGAGCGCCACGATGTTCGCGCTGATCAGCGCGCCGGGACGGCCCGCCCGGATGAACGCGTGGACGTCCGCCAGATGCGGGACGGGCTCGCGCCGGTCCGCCGTGTGCGCCTCCCGGCGGGCCCGCGCGTAGGCGTCCAGGGTGGCGAGCGCGTCCCACGTCCGGCGCCGCCAGACCTGCGCCTTCGGGTAGGCGTCCAGGGCGGTCGTGCCGGCCGGGTCCAGGTCGTCCAGGAGCAGCAGCGGGAACCTTGTGGCCGCCGCCGTCAGCAGCGCGCCGAAATCGGCGGGGACCTCCTCGGCGGGGGCGCGCGACCGCGCGGGCCGGGCGCTCGGCCGGGCGGCGGACTCCGCGCGGGCCAGCCGGATCGCCAGCAGCCCCCGCTCGCGGACGGCCACGTCGCGCTCCTCCTCGGCGATCTCCAGCGCCTGCGCGTAGACGTCCCGGTCGGTCAGCGCCTCGGCGAGCTGCCGTTCCAGCGCGGGGTCGTCCAGCCGGGCGCGGGCCTCGTCCAGGTCGGCGGCGAGCCGGTCGGCGCGGGTCGCGGCGGCCTCCCGGCGGCACTCGGCCCGCTGGAGCGCCTGCCGCGTCGCGGTCTGCCGCTCGCGGGCGCGGGCCAGGTCGTCCTCCAGCCGCCGGACGCGCTCGCGCAGCCGGGCCAGGTCGCCGCCGGCCGGGTCGTCGCCGCCGGGCGGCCGGGGGAGCAGCGCGACGGTCGCCGCCGCCAGCCCCGCCGGGGCCGTCGCGGCCCGCGCCGTCAGCGCCTCGTCCACCAGCCGCTGGTAGGTCGCCGACCGGCTCGCGTGGCTGGTGCCGAGCCGGTGCTCGCTCATCGACGGGTCGCACGGCGCGGGAAAATAACGCGCGCCGCACGCCGGGATCGGCTGGCGGGGGAGCCGCCGGTTGAGCGCGTCCCGGCCCTCCTCGGTGATCAGCGCCATCGCGACGACGCCCGGGAACAGGCCGTAGGACGCCGAGCGCGGCGACTCGGTGCCGATGCTGACGACGAACAGCCCGACCGTCCGCGCCGGGTCGGCGATGATCCGCAGCGGCTCCTCGATCTCGTCCGGCTCGTCGTCGTGCTCGGGCGACCACAGCTCCGCCTCGTCCAGGCACAGCACGCCGGACGGGTCCCGGAAGTCCGCCCCGTGGATCCCGAGCATCCGGCACGGCGAGGTGACGTCGTACCACCACCCGTGCTCGCAGTCGGCCGCGACGGCCCACTCGCACGTCCGCTCGGCGTCCTGGCGCAACATGACGGCGGCGTGCACGTGCCCGGCCCGCGGATCGTCCCACCGGACGGTGGTCCGCGCCTCCAGCCCGCCCGTCCCCGCGGGCGCGAACTCCCACCCCGCGAGTTCGAGCTTCTCCTCCTCGGCGACCCGGGCGATGTCGGCGGCGAAGCGGCGGACCGGCTGCCGCCCGGCGACGGTCGCGTCCCCGCGCATCCACACGCGCAGGACCGGGGGCGCACCGTCGCGCCCGCCGTGCCGCACCGCGCGCGTCGCACCGCGCGGCGGGGTGACGATGGGACGCGTGTCCATGCACGGACCGTATCCGCCCACCAGAACACCTGTCCCCGAAACCGTCATCCTGCCCGCCGCCCGCCCGCTTTCGCGCGCCCAAGAAGCACACAATCCACACGAGACCGAAAAAGCACCAAAAACTACATCGCTTCTCCCGGCCCGCCGCCGCGCGGCGGCGGTCTCAGGACGTCGGATCGAGCGTGCGGAGCAGCGCGAGGAAGCCGGTGAGGTGCCCGAGCTGCTCGGCCGTGAGCGGGTCGGGGCTGAAATGCATCGTCTCGTTGCGGATGGCCTTGACCGAATTCAGCAGGTCGAAAAAGAGGCGCCGGTCCACATTCCAGTCGAGCAATTTCCAGTTCTCGTCGTCGTCCAGCAGAGAACGGTAATTGCCCAACGTGAGGACGGCGGCGGACTGGGCGTCGTCCCGGCTCCAACGCGGCGCACGCTTGCGGATCTCGGCGAGCGGAATCCTCTCGTCCACCCGCCGCCGCAACCGCCGCTCGGCCTCCTCGATGAGGACGAACGGCCGGGCCAGCTCGCCGAACTGCCGGGTCAGGTCCGCCGTGCTGACGATTCCGCTGACGCTCCGCTTGTCGGCGCTCCGGACGAACACGAACCCCCGGGCGTAGATCTGCTCGATCTGGTCGAGCAGCGGCTCGTCCTGGTCGACGAGCGGGACGGAGACGGTGGCCTGGTCGAGCCCGGGATCCGGATCGGACATGCGGGCCCGGCCGATCGACTCCCAGCTCACCGCGCCGTGGAACGTCCCGTCCTCCGCGATGACCGCGAGCTGTGAATACCCCAGGGCGACCATTGTGGTGACGACGTTCTGCAACGGCTGCCCGGGAGCGACGGACATGACGCCCCGGCCCGCCGCCTCCAGGTCCCCGATGCGCAGGGTGAGCGGCGGCAGGTCGGCGACGTCGCGCGTGTCCTCGGCGGCCTGCGCGCCGGTGTCGGCCTGCCCGGCGGCGGGTTCCTCCCCGAGCGGGACGAGCTGGATCGTGCTGCCGATCCATCCCTCGGTGAACGGCGGACGGGTCGTCAGGCCCTTGTCGGCGAGATCGGCTTCGATGCGCTCGACCGTGTCCTGGGTGCGGCGCACGGCGTCCCAGAGCGAGAGGAACGCGCGAATGGTGATCTGGACCGGACGCGCGGGGTCGCGTTCGGCGGCTTTGGCCAGCAGCTCGGACCGGGACGACGACTCGAACGCGTCCGCGTCGTCATCGCGCAGCGGCCCGGGATCGGTCCCGTGCTCGGCGAGATGCGCGACGCGAACGTCGGCGTCGGCCCGGTGGAGTCCGCACACGGTCAGCAGGGAGCCCATGCTGTCGAGGAGGTCCTGCTTGATGGCGTCCCGGGGAATGTCCGTGCGCAGCCACTGGACCGGCCGCACATGCCGGAACCCTTCGGGGGCGTCGGCGCGGTACTCGTAAGGTCCGGTGACCCGTCCGATCGCGACCGTTCCCCGCGACTTGACGGGCATGACGACATGGTCGCCGACTTCGATGACCGCGCGGAAACGCCAGAGCTGGCCCGTCCAGTTCGCGATGCGCGCCTTTCCACCGCCCGGATAAGCCTGCGCGATGAGCGCGCGGAGTTCTTCTTTCGTCGTGGCCCGGCCCATGTCACCGAGTTCGTTCCAGCCCATGATGGCCGGCCCGTCGGCGACCGCGGCCCCCGCGTGCGGTGGGGGGTGGAAACGGTGAAGGGCGAACGCTGTGCGTTCGCCCTTGGGGTGTGCGGTGCGCCGTCAGGGACTTGAACCCCGAACCCGCGGATTAAGAGTCCGCTGCTCTGCCAATTGAGCTAACGGCGCCTGTCGGCCGGTTGCGTCCCGGCGACAGGAAGAAGACTAGCAGCGGGCCGGGGACTGCGCGAATCGTTTAAACGGGCCGGTCGGGGGCCGTGACCACGCTCATCATGCCGCGCCACAGCGCGATCGCGGTGGCGCGCGAGCCGACGCCGAGCTTGGAGTAGATCCGGTTCACGTGGTTCTTGACGGTCTTCTCGCTCAGGAAGAGCTGGCGGGCGATCTCGCCGTTGGAGCGGCCGGACGCGATCAGGTCCATGACCTCGGCCTCGCGGGCGGAGAGGCCGAGGCTGGTGCGGGACGCGTCGCGGACGCCGCGGATCAGGTCGGCGACGGTGAACGCGCCGGGGACCAGGTGGCCGCTCGCGCCGGCGCGCAGGGCGGTCTCGACCGTCGCGCGGTCGCCCTGGGCGGCGAGCACGAACACGCGGGACGCGCGGCTCAGCGGGGCGGTGTGCCCGCCGAGGGTGGCGTCGGCGTCGAGCAGGACGATGTCGGGCCGGACGCGTTCGGCCAGCTCGGCGGCCTCGTCCCCGCCGGACGTCTCCGCCACGACCTCCAGTTCGGCGCTGCCCTTGAGCAGGGCCACCACCTCGGCGCGGGCGTGCGGATCGCCGTCCACGACGAGGACGCGCAGTGGGGCCGTTTCGTCAACGTTCATCCCGCCTCCGGCGGTCGCCCTTGGCTTTTATAAGGTCGGAGCATAACCGTCCCATGAACCAAGGTCGATGGACGCGGCGACGCGCCGCAGATCATGCGGGCTTCCGCCCGGCGAATGGGATCCCGGACGGGCCGGAGGTGGACATTCGCCCGGCCGCTCCGTCTGCTAAACCGGAGTCGGGAGCGCCGAGGGAGGCTTGCATGGTCCGGATCGCCGTCGCGCAGTTCGAGCCCGGAATGGACAAGGACGCCAACCGCGACCGGGTGGCGGACCTCGTCGCGTCCGCCGCCGCGCGGGACGCCCGCGTGGTCGTCCTGCCCGAGTACTCGATGTTCACCGCGCCGCGCATGGACGAGCGGTTCGTGACGTCCGCCGAGCCGCTGGACGGCCCGTTCGTCGCCGCGGTCGCCGCGTCCGCGCGCAAGCACGGCGTGCACGTCGTCGCGGGGTTCGCCGAGCGCACCGGGGATCCGGAGCGCGCGTCCAACACGCTGGTGGCCGTCGCGCCGGACGGCGACGTCGCCGCGAGCTACCGCAAGACGCACCTGTTCGACGCGTTCGGCTACCGCGAGTCGGACTTCCTCGTCCCGGGCCCGCTCGCCGACCCCGAGCTGTTCACCGTGGACGACCTGACGTTCGGCCTCCAGACCTGCTACGACGTGCGGTTCCCCGAGGTGACGCGGCGGATCGTGGACGCGGGCGCCGACGTCCTCGCGCTGCCCGCCGAGTGGGTGCCGGGGCCGCTGAAGGAGGACCACTGGCGGACGCTCGTGCGCGCCCGCGCCATCGAGAACACGATCTACGTCGCCGCCGCCGACCAGTGCGGACGCGCGGGCGCGGGCAACAGCATGATCGTGGACCCGATGGGCATCGTGGTCGCGTCGCTGGGCGAGGCGCCCGGGGTCGCGGTGGGGGAGATCGAACGGGAGCGGGTGGCGTCCGTCCGGGGCGTGAACCCGGCGCTGGAGCTGCGCCGCTTCACGGTGATTCCCCGGTAGCCACGCTGGATAGATGTGTGTCAAATTAGACGCATGTCTAATCAAGGGTGCGGCGCTCCGCTGGTCGGCGCGCCGCTGACCGAGCGGGAGGCCGGCGAGCTGGCGGTCCTGTTCAAGGCCGTCGCCGACCCGGTGCGGCTGCGGCTGCTGTCGCTGATCGCCTCCCACGAGGGCGGCGAGGCGTGCGTGTGCGACCTGACCGCCGCGTTCGACCTGACCGGCCCGACGATCAGCCACCACCTCAAGGTGCTGCGGCAGGCCGGGCTGATCGACGCCGAGCGGCGCGGGACGTGGGTCTACCACCGGGTCGACGCGGCGGTGCTGGGGCGGCTGTCGGCCGTCCTGCGTCCGCCGGGCCGATGACGCTCGCGCGCCGCGCGTTCGCCGAGGCGCTCGGCACGGGGCTGCTCGTCACGGTGGTCGTCGGGTCGGGGATCATGGCGCAGCGGCTGTCGGACGACACCGGGCTGCGGCTGCTGGAGAACAGCGTCGCGACGGCCGCCGGGCTGGCCGTCCTGATCCTGCTGCTCGGTCCGGTGTCGGGCGCGCACTTCAACCCCGTGATCACGCTGGTGGACTGGGCGCTCTCCCGGCACGCCGACGGACGGACGGTCGCCGTCTACCTGCTGGCCCAGACCGGCGGCGCCATCGGCGGCGCGGTGCTCGCCGACCTCATGTTCGGCCTGCCCGCCGTGACCATCGCGGCCCACCACCGGACGGGCGCGGACCTGTGGCTCGGCGAGGTCGTGGCCACCGCCGGGCTCGTCGCGCTGGTGTTCGCGCTCGCCCGGCAGGGCCGCGCGGCGGCGGCCCCGGCGGCGGCCCCGGCGGCGGTCGGCGCGTACATCGGCGCCGCGTACTGGTTCACGAGTTCCACGAGCTTCGCCAATCCGGCCGTGACGGTCGGCCGCGCGTTCACCGACACGTTCGCGGGAATCGCGCCGTCCTCGGTCCCGGGTTTCGTCGCCGCGCAGTTCGTCGGCGGGGCGCTGGGGGCCGTGCTCGTCCTGACGCTCTACCCGACCGGAGAATCCCGTGCCCGACGTTCCTGAGGTGCTGTTCGTCTGCGTCCACAACGCCGGACGGTCGCAGATGGCCGCCGCGCTGCTCGACCACCGCGCGGCGGGACGGGTGCGGGTGTGCTCGGCAGGTTCGGCGCCCGCCGCGTCCATCAATCCGGCCGTCCGCGAGGTCATGGCGGAGATCGGGCTGGACCTGTCCCGGGAGTTCCCGAAACCGCTGACCGGCGAGGCGGTGCGGGCGGCGGACGTCGTCATCACGATGGGCTGCGGCGACGTCTGCCCGGTGTTCCCGGGGAAGCGCTACGAGGACTGGGCGCTGCCCGACCCGGCCGGGCTCCCCGCCGCCGAGGTCAGGCCGATCCGGGACGCGATCGACGCCCGCGTCCGCGCCCTGCTCGCGGAGCTTCTCCCGGCCTGACCTGCGCGGCGACCGCGAGGAGACGGCGGACTCGCGGGCGGGGTGACACTCACGTCGCAGACCTGGCACGGACGGTATTCACACGGCTACACTTAGTGATCTCTTCATGACTTCGCGTAGTTCGGGGTCGCGGTGTCGCCGGAAGGAAACCAGACCATGACCAGGGCATTAGCGATCCCGCACCGATCCGGCTGAGCGCACGGGGCCGTGGTGGGGTACCTCGCACTGCTCCGGCGTCCACGGCCGTGCGCGCTGTGGACGGCCCAGACGTTCTCGGTCATCGGCGACCGGCTCTACATGCTGGCCGTCGCGTGGCTGGTCTGGGACGCGTCGCGCTCGGCGGCGCTGCTCGGCCTCGCCGCCGTCGCGGGCGGGCTGCCGTACGTCCTGGTCGGGACGGCCGGGCGCCGCGTGCTCCCGCGCCTGGCCTCGCTCCGCGCGCTCGCCGCCGTGGACGCGGCCCGCGCGGTGGTCGCCGTGGCGCTGCCGGTGTGGTGGACGGTCCGGGAACCGAGCGTCGCCGTCCTGTTCGGCGTCGCGGTGCTGCTCGGGACGCTCGGCGCGGTGTTCGAGCCCAACCTGAAGGCGCTGCTGCCCGGCTTCGTCGCGCCCGGCGAGATCCGGCAGGTGGTGGCGCTGCTGGACGCGGGCGCGCGGGTCGCGCGGTTCGCGGCGCCGGGCGCGGCGGCCGTGCTGCTGGT
Proteins encoded in this region:
- a CDS encoding ABC transporter ATP-binding protein, with the translated sequence MSAVTLPDVARPTGVRLRDVRKTFHRRRRAGRPALDGVSLDVAPGEFLCLLGPSGCGKSTLLNILAGFVPADSGEVAVGGRPVTGPGHDRGVLFQTPMLFPWLTTWQNVLYGPKARGALTAEVRAEAAELLETVGLGDARDAYPHELSGGMRHRAAFARVLINRPGVLLMDEPFGALDAITRAAMQRFLLDLWQRHRTTIVFVTHDVEEAALLGDRVCVLSAPPGGTEEILDVDLPRPRSYDDTETLAFVQAKRRIREVLER
- a CDS encoding ABC transporter substrate-binding protein codes for the protein MLRKTLAAAVAPLLALGLAGCDRAGGGTLKIGYFQGAVAGPDAVVAGNADLAKKVPAKIELRPIDSGVAGLAQLRAGAFPAVSAVGNPPVVGAFASGTDIQVVFVESLDESGLAVNAEVKAPAELKKVGVLVGSTLDFQLRGWLKSQNLAGKVQVASFASEAAEAAAWKAGKIDAVYISQAFLLDLKKHGANVLVSAADIAKLGYAAVNSLAVTSAYAKKNPDIVQQLVCQVSRAQEVVKGPQADTYITAATKYLGVKPADAIPATKDYPYVPKAEETAWLQGPDGTSATGRLAKNFKLTAEFLVTQGRAKAVPSDAEIAAHIDPGFWAKAQRGGCK
- a CDS encoding putative leader peptide → MRVRLILVRRRHVDLRRVTAAGCHV
- a CDS encoding CBS domain-containing protein gives rise to the protein MGWNELGDMGRATTKEELRALIAQAYPGGGKARIANWTGQLWRFRAVIEVGDHVVMPVKSRGTVAIGRVTGPYEYRADAPEGFRHVRPVQWLRTDIPRDAIKQDLLDSMGSLLTVCGLHRADADVRVAHLAEHGTDPGPLRDDDADAFESSSRSELLAKAAERDPARPVQITIRAFLSLWDAVRRTQDTVERIEADLADKGLTTRPPFTEGWIGSTIQLVPLGEEPAAGQADTGAQAAEDTRDVADLPPLTLRIGDLEAAGRGVMSVAPGQPLQNVVTTMVALGYSQLAVIAEDGTFHGAVSWESIGRARMSDPDPGLDQATVSVPLVDQDEPLLDQIEQIYARGFVFVRSADKRSVSGIVSTADLTRQFGELARPFVLIEEAERRLRRRVDERIPLAEIRKRAPRWSRDDAQSAAVLTLGNYRSLLDDDENWKLLDWNVDRRLFFDLLNSVKAIRNETMHFSPDPLTAEQLGHLTGFLALLRTLDPTS
- a CDS encoding response regulator transcription factor, which encodes MNVDETAPLRVLVVDGDPHARAEVVALLKGSAELEVVAETSGGDEAAELAERVRPDIVLLDADATLGGHTAPLSRASRVFVLAAQGDRATVETALRAGASGHLVPGAFTVADLIRGVRDASRTSLGLSAREAEVMDLIASGRSNGEIARQLFLSEKTVKNHVNRIYSKLGVGSRATAIALWRGMMSVVTAPDRPV
- a CDS encoding carbon-nitrogen hydrolase family protein — encoded protein: MVRIAVAQFEPGMDKDANRDRVADLVASAAARDARVVVLPEYSMFTAPRMDERFVTSAEPLDGPFVAAVAASARKHGVHVVAGFAERTGDPERASNTLVAVAPDGDVAASYRKTHLFDAFGYRESDFLVPGPLADPELFTVDDLTFGLQTCYDVRFPEVTRRIVDAGADVLALPAEWVPGPLKEDHWRTLVRARAIENTIYVAAADQCGRAGAGNSMIVDPMGIVVASLGEAPGVAVGEIERERVASVRGVNPALELRRFTVIPR
- a CDS encoding ArsR/SmtB family transcription factor encodes the protein MSNQGCGAPLVGAPLTEREAGELAVLFKAVADPVRLRLLSLIASHEGGEACVCDLTAAFDLTGPTISHHLKVLRQAGLIDAERRGTWVYHRVDAAVLGRLSAVLRPPGR
- a CDS encoding aquaporin; the encoded protein is MTLARRAFAEALGTGLLVTVVVGSGIMAQRLSDDTGLRLLENSVATAAGLAVLILLLGPVSGAHFNPVITLVDWALSRHADGRTVAVYLLAQTGGAIGGAVLADLMFGLPAVTIAAHHRTGADLWLGEVVATAGLVALVFALARQGRAAAAPAAAPAAVGAYIGAAYWFTSSTSFANPAVTVGRAFTDTFAGIAPSSVPGFVAAQFVGGALGAVLVLTLYPTGESRARRS
- a CDS encoding arsenate reductase ArsC: MPDVPEVLFVCVHNAGRSQMAAALLDHRAAGRVRVCSAGSAPAASINPAVREVMAEIGLDLSREFPKPLTGEAVRAADVVITMGCGDVCPVFPGKRYEDWALPDPAGLPAAEVRPIRDAIDARVRALLAELLPA